One window of the Babesia bovis T2Bo chromosome 2, whole genome shotgun sequence genome contains the following:
- a CDS encoding variant erythrocyte surface antigen-1 beta subunit: MVDKWVGWQEKGDECCLKGDSGGQSTGIGKGCIHGAAGSNGKCCNKDGDRRTPCANDECQHCGISPSYNKCGISVNDINNKCYLSSYKRHNGDPNSVPSGDYYWPTISSDSTKVHLLARIFLGSVCLIWSGLSQLGFLTGGSGNDRWSKEGKLHEETKGLGSFMAAMGYDLDRLNQGAPDKGGEFVQTLLTNTVGWKDLSNGTNSKSVAEYYSSIYEKAKEAAKSTTESICKEYPLLVLHILASGYFRAGSAGAKGITPPAKPATSTDGASDAKKDTTSPRKPRTIREILYWLSALPYSQGYRDLVERMGDKTDQVTQGNSEDKKGQIELYDTSAAKASTSLKRNDITHYLMAACGYCPLVLIGIQGTIEKEVDKAQPAQAQGSAPAAPVAEKKCPKHKEDRNHRCDPKNIKEPAAQAAGSSAAPAPGGQQLKEGEVCYGGYHLEAKDFGPLHGMYANGLFGFQMDGSPAQCLDQLRVYVYHCFYQLYFLRKQCKVGVESGAVLGWKSCRYGSGLDGAGKENWICQKSTGTSNGKCNCHSSTKSPLMLFLCDSVEHMHCGLTKGKGVNDYPEIDDHIEAKDTIQPPHFGKPPKHCPVPMGWQSESTGSSTSGGQIRENHFKDLTKGTHKQSPLDPPLAGKYPVHCTGNTLSYLLEYYCDPDKCSSGTLVVLLRLLACITPTVPRTLGDLFGFYYYIVYIGGNQGGGGGKKEVYTKLGDLEKEVLLHMGKDNKVVEALTTWSGGGSGCTSGCKDTLRCLYGDKGTGQCSHYLSPLSGQQYGQLSPLMAGTYLSWLVYLIEGFHDGLEGLAKDYRNIVCKDEGCGTSVGGGAGGCSGDTCKAGSHGTTCSGGGNTGVCQCPSVVSCTGVLPGYYRCCTSMALGMVT, from the exons ATGGTGGAT aagtgggttgggtggcaggaaaAAGGAGATGagtgttgtcttaagggagATAGTGGTGGACAAAGTACGGGTATAGGAAAAGGATGCATACACGGTGCTGCTGGCAGCAACGGAAAGTGTTGTAACAAAGATGGCGATCGTCGTACTCCATGTGCTAATGATGAGTGTCAGCATTGTGGTATTAGTCCCAGCTATAACAAGTGTGGCATCAGTGTCAATGATATCAATAACAAATGCTACCTCTCGTCTTACAAAAGACACAATGGTGACCCCAATAGTGTACCCAGTGGAGACTACTACTGGCCCACCATATCCAGTGACTCCactaaggtccacctcctggcccgtattttcctagggtcagtatgtctcatctggagtggactcagtcagttggggttcctaacggGTGGGAGTGGCAATGATAGGTGGAGCAAGGAAGGAAAGCTACATGAGGAGACTAAgggtctcggctcattcatggcggccatgggctacgacctggataggttgaatcagggaGCTCCAG ATAAAGGAGGAGAGTTTGTGCAAACATTGTTGACGAATACTGTGGGATGGAAGGATCTCAGTAATGGCACCAATTCAA AgagtgtagctgagtactacagtagTATCTATGAAAAAGCCAAGGAGGCTGCCAAGAGTACTACTGAATCCATTTGTAAGGagtaccccctattggtactccacatcctggccagtgggtacttcagggcaggcaGTGCCGGGGCCAAGGGTATCACGCCGCCGGCGAAGCCGGCCACTAGTACTGACGGTGCTAGTGATGCCAAAAAGGACACTACCTCTCCCAGGAAGCCTAGGACCATCCGGGAAATCCTCTACTGGttaagtgcattgccctatagtcaggggTACAGAGACCTGGTAGAGAGGATGGGAGATAAGACGGATCAGGTTACCCAGGGGAACTCTGAGGATAAAAAGGGCCAGATAGAGCTGTACGATACCAGTGCTGCTAAGGCTAGTACCTCCCTCAAGAGGAATGACATTACTcactacctaatggccgcctgtggctactgcccactggtactcatcggtatccaggggaccatagagAAGGAGGTGGACAAGGCACAGCCGGCACAAGCACAAG gTAGTGCTCCAGCTGCTCCTGTTGCGGAAAAGAAGTGTCCCAAGCATAAGGAAGATCGTAATCACAGATGCGATCCTAAAAATATAAAGGAACCAGCAGCCCAAGCAGCGGGATCTTCCGCTGCACCAGCTCCCGGCGGACAACAACTCAAGGAAGGTGAGgtctgctacggcgggtaccacctggaagcaaaggattttg gccccctccatgggatgtacgccaatgggctctttggcttccagatGGACGGCTCTcccgcccagtgcctggaccaactgagggtatatgtctaccactgcttctaccagctctatttcctgaggaagcagtgtAAGGTGGGAGTGGAGAGTGGAGCTGTGCTGGGATGGAAaagttgtaggtatggtagtggacTTGATGGCGCCGGGAAAGAGAACTGGATTTGTCAAAAATCAA CAGGTACCAGTAATGGGAAGTGTAATTGTCATAGTAGCACTAAATCGCCACTCATGTTATTCCTTTGTGATTCAGTTGAACATATGCATTGTGGATTGACAAAGGGCAAGGGTGTGAATGATTATCCCGAAATTGATGACCACATTGAAGCCAAGGATACTATTCAACCTCCACACTTTGGCAAACCACCCAAACACTGCCCAGTACCTATGGGTTGGCAATCAGAGAGTACTGGTAGTAGCACTAGCGGTGGTCAAATCAGAGAaaaccacttcaaag atttGACCAAGGGTACCCATAAGCAGTCACCACTAGATCCTCCGTtag CAGGCAAGTACCCTGTacactgcactgggaatacactATCTTatctcctggagtactactgtgacccagaCAAGTGCTCTagtggcaccctagtggtactactgagactactggcatgtattactcccacagtgccacggactctgggtgacctctttgggttctattactatatagtctacattgggggaaaccagggtggtggtggtggtaaaAAGGAGGTGTATACGAAGCTAGGAGATTTAGAAAAAGAGGTGCTGCTCCATATGGGTAAAGATAATAAAGTGGTCGAGGCACTAACCACATGGAGTG GTGGTGGAAGTGGATGTACTAGTGGTTGTAAGGACACACTAAGGTGTCTATATGGCGATAAAGGCACTGGTCAATGCTCTCACTATTTATCTCCTCTGAGTGGtcagcagtatggccagttgagtccctTGATGGCggggacctacctgtcatggttggtctatttgatagaggGGTTCCATGATGGACTAGAGGGATTGGCAAAGGATTATAGGAATATAGTGTGCAAAGATGAAGGGTGTGGTACGA gtgtGGGAGGAGGTGCTGGTGGATGTAGTGGAGATACATGTAAAGCAGGAAGTCACGGTACTACGTgcagtggtggtggtaataCCGGAGTCTGTCAGTGTCCCTCTGTGGTATCttgtaccggggtactaccggggtactaccggtgttgtacaagtatggctttgggtatggtaaCGTAG
- a CDS encoding variant erythrocyte surface antigen-1 alpha subunit, whose protein sequence is MSPHKGLNARHIDAPCQCPLQWRAQYYCTHPSTECICGLAAAVTDLLQSVQLEYNGKYSVLYYFSIIVGYRGEKNAETTGGNNVENRLNELFSLVQGLGGTAVVRTYIDQLAQVLSALVGWSSIPNCGGGDGTCKGTEGNDKPHGQESCKYLDDVKHENKCGTCGCMKWDATEADGEEKGHHLGRKCTRCSEEAKKKCDCESGCTGPDKCKCSKAGKCCKCCCTSCPGKCNEKGCSCVKEEEKQNGTNDLERRIYKDTYQSAYGEMSFLSIYDGSYFRMRSTWTDLLEMGGSMTPSQRRHQCARILLGSVCLIWSGITYMYWTGKYHKTSPRWNNHILDGSGLDDGTLSQWLQALGFPKVMLNDKGPENRLDKVIWNGLSDKLLLGFAVPSGLNTSGVANDTNGNTARNPFAMNYAGFVHTAHRDSFNEQAIVFKNDGSSTTDTNIHKRGSLFKLYILSCAYFTGLQKKSSTQSTAPRNPKTIREILYWLSALPYSTAYKEMLKHGKNRLREVTKKPGDNGNETPTLAFHQTGRNHPITVDEFNLFAHFQAVTQYCPLVLIGIQGGIHSTKGTDKTLEPAIHSLYANTECPFTYPSVDIQAYNQVVHYIRALFYQLYFLRKQCAVKVTYGGKWRECRYGDGVESKGVISWMCLGCDPMEHDRKSRVKELKKTLDGMKKVKKEDEEEDDAKDLANGLKTLLEKIGEVVVQLGNAQEALEGKAEKTVIDGVKKAIGEAKKGLDTARTGLEGEVGTRLYGILEVTVDEGVENGIQEKLQEVDKALEKLTNGGSGSGDLLGEVENKLEDANSGDFDQGKNRISAAINKIREVLTAFEKGLEEAGKKQEAKEKLGNHQEALLDATRKLKDICNTPKCHQCDQHSTKCGQTPTPSVCKTCHQPTTTGVPSPLQAFLEDRLPGFSCEVVRGTDSDTDTVYPPAASHLGHCNGSGQCCPLPMGFRNQFYSGSISDCTGHRLYGILYFFSNGDMMQSCVYTLVRVTAALSATTPQVLGDVFGFFRGGIGEKERGKNKKDSVVPCDHTGDPSDTSDKNKDKYFCGWCASGLREEVKGIQWIYNGPGDGGEYRKTVGKALIEIKGEKGSSGGKQPASQPNTTALSRLTKNCQYLSPLTGELYTAVSATFGGTYLSWVLYLSDALEGGLRSLASEFKQIECRGCRDCDPNKCRKGEHGQKGDKGRTGLCTCDSIVSCTGVLPVLYRHGFSYGNPFNLEGYEQNDGSREGDYSIEKAESTKRCHEFLDSLSAVINAKKESDQKDQDTKEHPLTNLLSQVGQLQYDIRLPWIFVLTVAWLVAVLYLAFGAIWPLDWTHMRSHWLRGGEHQWQCMWYKVMTGRKGMELVEYFGKRV, encoded by the exons ATGTCCCCTCACAAAGGTCTC AATGCACGTCATATTGATGCTCCCTGTCAGTGcccgttacagtggcgcgcccagTACTATTGTACTCACCCCtctacagaatgtatatgtggcctggcggcagcagtgactgacctactgcagtcagtacaactggagtacaatggtaagtactcAGTACTATACTACTTCAGCATCATTGTAGGCTATCGTGGTGAGAAGAATGCAGAAACAACTGGTGGAAATAACGTTGAAAATCGCCTCAATGAACTGTTCTCCCTggtccagggactaggtggtactgcagtggtccggacctatatagaccagttggcacaggtactcagtgcactagTTGGGTGGAGCAGTATACCGAATTGTGGTGGTGGCGATGGCACGTGCAAGGGGACTGAAGGCAATGACAAACCGCATGGCCAAGAGAGCTGCAAGTATCTAGATGATGTAAAACATGAGAATAAGTGTGGCAcatgtgggtgtatgaaatgggacGCGACCGAGGCGGACGGAGAGGAGaaaggacaccacctaggaaggaagtgtacaaggtgtagtgaAGAGGCGAAGAAGAAGTGTGATTGTGAAAGTGGCTGTACAGGTCCTGACAAGTGCAAATGCTCAAAAGCAGGgaaatgctgcaagtgttgttgtaccaGTTGTCCTGGGAAGTGTAATGAAAAGGGGTGTAGTTGTGTAAAGGAGGAGGAGAAGCAAAATGGCACAAATGACCTTGAACGTCGTATATACAAGGATACGTATCAGTCGGCATATGGAGAAATGTCGTTTCTATCGATATATGATGGTTCATATTTCCGTATGAGATCCACATGGACAGATCTACTGGAGATGGGTGGAAGTATGACTCCCTCCCAACGCcgccaccaatgtgcccgcATcctcctagggtcagtatgtctcatctggagtggcattacttatatgtattggactggaAAGTACCATAAAACTAGCCCCCggtggaacaatcacattttggatggtagtggtctagatgatggtaccctatcacaatggcttcaggccctagggtttcctaaggTAATGCTGAATGACAAGGGACCGGAGAATAGATTAGATAAGGTCATATGGAATGGACTTAGTGATAAGTTGCTTCTAGGGTTTGCAGTGCCTAGTGGCCTTAATACTAGTGGTGTTGCCAATGACACTAATGGCAATACAGCAAGGAATCCATTCGCTATGAACTATGCCGGTTTTGTACATACagcacatagggattcgTTCAATGAACAAGCTATTGTGTTTAAAAATGACGGctctagtactactgaCACTAACATCCACAAAAGAGGCTCcctcttcaagctctacattctatcatgtgcctatttcacagggttacagaaaaagAGTAGTACCCAAAGCACTGCCCCTAGGAAtcccaagaccatccgggagatcctatactggctaagtgcattgccctatagtacGGCATATAAGGAGATGCTGAAGCACGGCAAGAATAGGCTAAGAGAAGTGACCAAAAAACCCGGAGACAATGGCAATGAGACACCAACACTCGCCTTTCACCAAACAGGCCGTAATCATCCCATTACCGTTGATGAgttcaacctgtttgcccacttccaagctGTGACTCAGTattgcccactggtcctcataggtatccagggtggaataCATAGCACTAAGGGCACTGACAAAACACTAGAACCCGCCATTCACTCCCTATACGCTAACACTGAATGCCCCTTCACCTACCCATCAGTTGATATacaagcatacaaccaggtggtccactacattagggctctgttctaccaactctacttccttaggaagcaatgtgcagtcAAGGTCACTTACGGAGggaaatggcgtgagtgtaggtatggggATGGAGTAGAGTCAAAGGGGGttattagctggatgtgcctggggtgtgaccccatggaacatgataggaagAGTAGGGTAAAGGAGTTGAAGAAGACATTGGATGGGATGAAGAAGGTAAAAAAGGAGGACGAGGAAGAGGATGATGCTAAAGATCTTGCAAATGGGTTGAAAACACTATTGGAAAAGATTGGCGAGGtggtggtacaattgggtaatgcccaggaggcattggaagggaaaGCTGAGAAGACAGTGATAGACGGGGTGAAGAAGGCAATAGGAGAGGCTAAGAAGGGACTGGATACGGCTAGGACGGGACTGGAGGGTGAGGTGGGGACAAgattatatggaatactAGAGGTCACGGTAGATGAGGGGGTGGAGAATGGAATACAAGAAAAACTACAGGAGGTAGATAAGGCACTAGAGAAGCTGACGaatggtggtagtggtagtggtgatCTACTAGGGGAGGTAGAGAATAAACTAGAGGATGCTAACAGTGGTGATTTCGATCAGGGTAAGAACAGGATAAGTGCTGCTATCAATAAGATACGGGAGGTATTAACAGCATTTGAGAAGGGACTTGAAGAAGCAGGCAAAAAACAAGAGGCAAAGGAAAAACTCGGTAACCACCAAGAGGCACTGTTGGATGCTACAAGAAAGCTCAAAGACATCTGCAACACTCCCAAGTGCCACCAATGTGACCAACACTCCACTAAGTGTGGCCAAACACCAACACCCAGTGTCTGTAAGACCTGTCACcaacccactaccactggtgtcccctcccccctccaggcattcctcgaggacaGGTTAccaggttttagttgtgagGTAGTACGAGGCACAGACAGTGACACAGACACAGTGTATCCAcctgctgcatcccacctaggacactgtaatggctcTGGCCAATGCTGCCCACTGCCCATGGGATTTAGAAatcaattctatagtggcagCATCAGTGATTGTACCGGCCACCGtctttatggcatcctaTACTTCTTCAGCAACGGGGACATGATGCAATCatgtgtctatacactggtgagggtaactgcggcactcagtgccactacaccacaggtactgggtgatgtattcgggttctttaggggtggtatTGGAGAGAAGGAAAGGGGAAAGAACAAGAAGGATTCAGTAGTGCCGTGTGATCACACAGGAGATCCAAGTGATACGTCAGATAAGAACAAGGATAagtacttttgcggctggtgtgcctctgggttaaggGAGGAGGTAAAAGGTATCCAGTGGATATACAATGGGCCGGGGGACGGAGGGGAGTACAGGAAAACAGTCGGTAAAGCACTAATAGAGATTAAGGGCGAGAAGggtagtagtggtggtaaaCAGCCAGCATCACAGCCCAATACTACTGCCCTCTCAAGACTCACtaagaactgccagtacctctcccccctaaccggtgaactctatacagcagtgagtgccaccttcggcggaacatacctctcatgggtactatacctatcagatgcacttgaaggTGGATTACGGTCTCTTGCGAGTGAATTCAagcagattgaatgccgtggCTGTAGAGactgtgaccccaataagtgcaggAAGGGAGAACACGGACAGAAGGGTGATAAAGGGAGGACCGGGTTATGCACGTGTGActcaatcgtatcatgtactggggtactgccagtactctatagacatggcttcagctacggtaacccattcaatctggaggggtatgAACAGAATGATGGAAGCAGAGAGGGGGATTATAGTATAGAGAAGGCAGAGAGTACTAAGCGATGTCACGAGTTCTTGGACAGTctcagtgcagtgatcaatgCAAAGAAGGAATCCGATCAGAAGGACCAGGACACTAAAGAAcaccccctcaccaacctcctctcccaagtcggccaactccaatacgacatacggctcccctggatatttgttctcacagtagcgtggctagtagcggtactaTACttagcctttggtgccatatggccactggactggacacatatgaggtcgcattggttacggggtggagaacaccagtggcaatgtatgtggtataaggtgatgacgggacgcaaaggaatggaattggtggagtattttggaaaGAGAGTTTAG
- a CDS encoding Alpha/beta hydrolase family protein yields the protein MRNYAVCDEERHRPSLEWCVAHGYKIPDWLIKANIWCPFYLGTLIHGRHGLINCKCVGDGLHVVVTFHGLNASHSAFDDYSKVLASNGYTVVSFDLYGHGLSEIPRYDVFGKRYSLDFLVDQAEDVLEYFNLHDRKITVMGISMGGCIAAAFCDRHPERVERLILISPAGLIPKCPIAAKVVKTLHCLIPCVPLCVCRCCFVAKDKINTQDKLTNHMLWRLYVAPKSSTAMLGIIKRVPLWTAQKLYKRVGAMGKPTLIIFGGKDSVTPPSCAAKLQQLFVNSHVVIFPEACHLASYMIPTAIASTSLAFLSVSTDDKASRYAYWLPFGPNGTYIPRDDRHILNDSEAESSQQFSDDEELLTTPITTHYTETSKIANKSHSRGTLFSKKALVVVNQYEGGDIGTNELLTE from the exons ATGAGAAATTATGCAGTGTGTGATGAAGAAAGACATCGTCCCAGTTTAGAATGGTGTGTCGCCCATGGATACAAAATACCAGACTGGTTGATAAAGGCTAACATATGGTGTCCGTTCTATTTAGGGACACTAATTCATGGTAGACATGGTCTTATTAACTGCAAATGTGTAGGCGATGGTTTGCATGTG GTTGTCACCTTCCACGGTTTGAATGCATCACATTCAGCATTTGACGACTATAGCAAGGTCTTGGCATCGAATGGTTATACAGTTGTCAGTTTTG ATCTATATGGACATGGTCTCAGTGAAATTCCACGGTACGATGTCTTTGGAAAACGCTACTCATTAGATTTCCTAGTAGATCAAGCAGAAGATGTTTTGGAATATTTCAATTtacatgataggaaaatCACTGTTATGGGCATATCTATGGGAGGGTGCATTGCAGCTGCATTCTGCGATAGGCATCCGGAACGTGTTGAACGACTTATACTTATATCCCCTGCTGGACTGATACCAAAATGTCCTATAGCTGCCAAGGTGGTCAAGACTCTTCATTGTTTAATTCCATGTGTCCCACTATGCGTATGCAGATGTTGTTTTGTGGCTAaagataaaataaatacacaGGATAAGCTAACTAATCACATGCTATGGAGGCTCTATGTCGCCCCAAAGTCATCCACAGCAATGCTGGGAATCATTAAGAGGGTCCCTTTGTGGACTGCACAGAAACTGTATAAACGTGTCGGTGCTATGGGAAAACCGACATTGATTATATTTGGCGGTAAAGATTCAGTTACACCGCCTTCTTGTGCGGCCAAGCTTCAGCAGTTGTTTGTCAACTCACATGTTGTCATATTTCCAGAGGCGTGCCATCTAGCATCTTATATGATACCCACGGCCATTGCCAGTACTAGTTTAGCATTCCTAAGCGTATCTACAGATGACAAAGCTTCTCGCTACGCATATTGGCTACCTTTCGGACCAAATGGAACTTATATACCCCGTGATGATCGCCACATTTTAAACGACTCAGAGGCAGAATCTTCACAGCAATTCAGTGATGACGAGGAGTTATTGACGACACCCATTACCACTCATTATACAGAGACATCTAAAATCGCCAACAAGAGTCACTCCCGTGGTACGTTGTTTTCTAAGAAGGCACTGGTAGTCGTCAACCAGTACGAAGGGGGCGATATTGGTACTAATGAACTATTAACGGAATAG